The proteins below come from a single Aphanothece sacrum FPU1 genomic window:
- the metH gene encoding methionine synthase, with product MNSTFLNYLKSPKRPVLVFDGATGTSLQTQNLTAEDFGGPEYEGCNEYLVHTKPEAVEKVHRGFLEVGADVIETDTFGGTSIVLAEYDLADQAYYLNKRATELAKRMADEYSTPEKPRFVAGSIGPGTKLPTLGHIDFDALKNAYVEQVEGLYDGGADLLIIETCQDVLQIKAALNAVEEVFEKKDERLPIMVSITMETMGTMLVGTEISAAVAILEPYNIDILGLNCATGPEQMKEYIKYLSEHSPFIVSCIPNAGLPENVGGQAFYRLNPIELKMALMHFIEDLGVQIIGGCCGTRPDHIKALAELSQELKPKERHPIYEPSAASIYSTQPYIQDNSFLIVGERLNASGSKKCRDLLNAENWDSLVSLAKSQVKEGAHVLDVNVDYVGRDGVRDMHELVSRLVNNINLPLMLDSTEWQKMEAGLKVAGGKCILNSTNYEDGEERFLKVLEIAKKYGAGVVVGTIDEEGMGRTADKKFEIAKRAYYAAIEYGLAAYEIFFDTLALPISTGIEEDRENGKATIESIRRIRQELPDCHILLGVSNISFGLNPAARQVLNSVFLYEAMQVGLDGAIVSASKILPLAKIEPEYQKICRDLIYDLREFDGDICIYDPLTKLTELFAGKTTKKDAATTANLPIEERLKQHIIDGERLGLEDALTQALKQYPPLDIINIFLLDGMRVVGELFGSGQMQLPFVLQSAQTMKAAVAYLEPLMDKADSDGSGKGTFIIATVKGDVHDIGKNLVDIILSNNGYKVVNLGIKQPVENIIQAYEEHKADCIAMSGLLVKSTAFMKDNLAVFNERGITVPVILGGAALTPKFVHEDCQNTYQGKVVYGKDAFSDLHFMDKLMPAKSAKNWDDLQGFLGKFETNNSLFQEERAEKAAAKAAQENGKSETLETPKVIDTKRSEAVELIEPATPPFWGTQLLKPEEFNLSELFWYLDLQALVAGQWQFRKPKEQSREEYEQFLAEKVYPILEEWKQKVITDNLLHPTVIYGYFPCQSEGNNLLIYDPEIIQNSDNKIPENLDPIWILEFPRQKSGRRLCIADFFAPKESGLTDVFPMQAVTVGEIATEYAQKLFAANDYTNYLYFHGMAVQTAEALAEWTHAKIRRELGFGDKEPDNIREMLQQHYQGSRYSFGYPACPNIQDQYKQLELLGCDRINMYMDESEQIYPEQSTTAIITYHPVAKYFSA from the coding sequence ATGAATAGTACATTCCTCAACTACCTAAAAAGTCCCAAACGTCCTGTACTCGTTTTTGACGGTGCAACCGGAACCTCTCTACAAACCCAAAATTTGACCGCAGAAGACTTTGGGGGGCCAGAATATGAAGGATGCAATGAATATCTAGTGCATACCAAACCAGAAGCAGTTGAAAAGGTGCATAGAGGCTTTTTAGAAGTGGGTGCAGATGTCATCGAAACAGACACCTTTGGAGGGACTTCTATAGTCCTGGCAGAATATGATTTAGCAGATCAAGCTTATTATCTCAATAAGCGGGCCACCGAACTTGCTAAACGAATGGCGGATGAGTATTCTACCCCAGAAAAACCCCGTTTTGTGGCGGGTTCTATAGGACCAGGAACTAAATTACCTACATTAGGACATATTGATTTTGATGCCTTAAAAAATGCCTACGTTGAACAAGTAGAAGGGTTATATGATGGTGGGGCAGATTTATTAATCATTGAAACTTGTCAGGATGTATTACAAATTAAAGCAGCTTTAAACGCAGTTGAAGAAGTTTTTGAGAAAAAAGATGAGCGTTTACCTATTATGGTCTCTATTACCATGGAAACAATGGGAACCATGTTAGTCGGGACAGAAATTAGTGCTGCAGTTGCTATTTTAGAACCTTATAATATTGATATTTTGGGGTTAAATTGTGCCACTGGCCCCGAACAAATGAAGGAATATATCAAATATTTATCAGAACATTCTCCTTTTATTGTTTCTTGTATTCCCAATGCGGGACTGCCAGAAAATGTTGGGGGACAAGCGTTTTATCGCTTAAATCCTATAGAATTAAAAATGGCATTAATGCACTTTATTGAAGATTTAGGAGTGCAAATTATTGGCGGATGTTGTGGCACTCGTCCTGATCATATTAAAGCCTTAGCAGAACTTTCTCAAGAGTTAAAACCCAAAGAACGTCATCCTATATATGAACCTTCTGCTGCTTCAATTTATAGCACGCAACCCTATATTCAAGATAATTCATTCTTAATTGTAGGGGAAAGATTAAACGCTAGTGGGTCTAAAAAATGTCGAGACTTACTCAATGCTGAAAACTGGGATAGTTTAGTCTCTTTAGCTAAATCTCAAGTGAAAGAAGGGGCCCACGTTTTAGATGTTAACGTTGATTATGTGGGACGGGATGGGGTGCGAGATATGCACGAATTAGTCTCTCGTCTAGTTAATAATATCAATTTACCGTTGATGCTTGATTCAACTGAATGGCAGAAAATGGAAGCAGGGTTAAAGGTTGCGGGGGGTAAATGTATCCTCAATTCTACTAATTATGAAGATGGGGAGGAACGCTTTTTAAAAGTATTAGAAATAGCTAAGAAATATGGGGCCGGTGTAGTGGTAGGAACCATTGATGAGGAAGGAATGGGACGTACTGCTGATAAGAAATTTGAGATAGCAAAACGGGCCTATTATGCAGCTATAGAATACGGACTTGCTGCTTATGAAATCTTTTTTGATACCTTAGCGTTACCGATTTCTACAGGGATAGAAGAAGACCGAGAAAATGGCAAAGCTACTATTGAATCTATCCGTCGTATTCGGCAAGAATTACCAGATTGTCATATTTTATTAGGAGTTTCTAATATTTCCTTTGGTTTAAATCCGGCAGCACGACAAGTGCTTAATTCTGTGTTTTTATATGAAGCAATGCAAGTCGGTTTAGATGGTGCTATTGTAAGTGCCAGCAAGATTTTACCTTTAGCTAAAATTGAACCAGAATATCAAAAAATCTGTCGAGATTTAATCTATGATTTACGAGAATTTGACGGAGATATTTGTATTTATGATCCTTTAACTAAATTAACAGAATTATTTGCTGGTAAAACCACTAAAAAAGATGCCGCAACAACGGCTAATTTACCCATAGAAGAACGTCTCAAACAACATATTATTGATGGGGAACGGTTAGGGTTAGAAGACGCATTAACACAAGCTTTAAAACAATATCCACCTCTTGATATTATTAACATCTTTTTATTAGATGGAATGAGGGTAGTGGGAGAGTTATTTGGTTCGGGACAAATGCAGTTACCTTTCGTGTTACAATCTGCTCAAACTATGAAAGCTGCGGTTGCTTATTTAGAACCTTTGATGGATAAAGCAGATAGTGATGGCAGTGGAAAAGGGACTTTTATTATTGCGACAGTTAAAGGGGATGTACATGATATTGGCAAAAATTTAGTTGATATTATTCTCTCTAATAATGGCTACAAAGTAGTTAATTTAGGTATTAAACAGCCTGTAGAAAACATTATTCAAGCTTACGAAGAACATAAAGCAGATTGTATCGCCATGAGTGGTTTATTGGTGAAATCAACTGCTTTTATGAAAGATAATTTAGCGGTATTTAATGAGCGAGGAATCACTGTTCCTGTTATTTTAGGAGGGGCAGCATTAACTCCTAAATTTGTTCATGAAGACTGTCAAAATACTTATCAAGGAAAAGTCGTTTATGGTAAAGATGCTTTTTCTGATTTACACTTTATGGACAAATTAATGCCCGCAAAATCCGCTAAAAATTGGGATGATTTACAAGGATTTTTAGGCAAATTTGAAACTAATAATAGTTTATTCCAAGAAGAAAGGGCAGAAAAAGCAGCCGCAAAAGCTGCTCAAGAAAACGGTAAATCTGAAACCTTAGAAACCCCTAAAGTGATCGATACAAAAAGGTCTGAAGCTGTAGAATTAATTGAACCTGCAACTCCTCCTTTCTGGGGAACTCAATTATTAAAACCAGAGGAATTTAATTTAAGTGAACTTTTCTGGTATTTAGATTTACAAGCATTAGTAGCAGGTCAATGGCAATTTCGGAAACCTAAAGAACAATCACGGGAAGAATACGAACAATTTTTAGCTGAAAAAGTTTATCCTATTTTAGAGGAATGGAAACAAAAAGTTATCACAGATAATCTCTTGCATCCTACGGTTATTTATGGTTACTTTCCTTGTCAATCTGAAGGCAATAATTTGTTAATTTATGACCCCGAAATTATCCAAAATTCTGATAATAAAATACCCGAAAATTTAGACCCTATTTGGATATTAGAATTCCCCCGTCAAAAATCAGGTCGTCGTTTATGTATTGCTGACTTTTTTGCCCCCAAAGAATCAGGTTTAACTGATGTATTTCCGATGCAAGCGGTAACAGTAGGGGAAATTGCCACAGAATACGCACAAAAACTCTTTGCGGCTAATGATTACACCAATTATCTTTATTTTCATGGCATGGCAGTTCAAACCGCCGAAGCATTAGCAGAATGGACACACGCCAAAATTCGCCGAGAATTAGGATTTGGGGACAAAGAACCGGATAATATTCGAGAAATGTTACAACAGCATTATCAAGGTTCCCGTTACAGCTTCGGATACCCTGCTTGTCCTAATATTCAAGACCAATATAAACAATTGGAATTATTAGGCTGCGATCGCATTAATATGTATATGGATGAGAGTGAACAAATCTATCCTGAACAGTCTACTACTGCGATTATTACTTATCATCCTGTGGCTAAATATTTTAGTGCTTAG
- a CDS encoding DUF1828 domain-containing protein, protein MITDTITQQFKKQVCDEIRLLEEGKNRFRLFTPFRFDDGDHLSIVLKKENNQWIISDEGHTFMHLSYWIDSSDLTSGTRKELIDYALNEFQIQDRYGELFVTIYNSDECGSTFYGFIQALLKICDVNYLSRERIKSTFYEDFKKLIQQNFSKERYTFDWFDQERDSEGVYEVDCRINNLERPLYIYAISNDNQVKDTTISLFQFEKWSHQFQPVTIFEDEKLLSKKGLKKLAKVCDQQFPSLVNHEQEIIHYLKENEKLKNGR, encoded by the coding sequence ATGATTACAGACACCATTACTCAACAATTTAAAAAACAAGTATGTGATGAAATCCGTCTTTTAGAAGAGGGAAAAAATCGTTTTCGACTATTTACTCCTTTTCGTTTTGATGATGGTGATCATTTAAGTATTGTTCTTAAAAAAGAAAATAATCAATGGATAATTTCTGATGAAGGTCATACTTTTATGCACTTGAGTTATTGGATTGATTCCTCTGACTTGACAAGTGGAACACGCAAAGAATTAATTGATTATGCTTTAAATGAATTTCAAATTCAAGATAGATATGGAGAATTATTCGTTACTATCTACAATAGTGATGAATGTGGAAGTACTTTCTATGGATTTATTCAAGCTTTATTAAAAATATGTGATGTTAATTATTTATCACGAGAAAGAATAAAATCAACTTTTTATGAAGACTTCAAAAAGTTAATTCAACAAAATTTTTCTAAAGAAAGATACACTTTTGATTGGTTTGATCAAGAACGTGACTCAGAGGGAGTTTATGAAGTTGATTGTCGCATAAATAATTTAGAAAGACCACTATATATTTATGCGATTTCTAATGATAATCAAGTTAAGGATACAACTATTTCATTATTTCAATTTGAAAAGTGGAGTCATCAATTTCAACCTGTTACTATTTTTGAAGATGAAAAATTACTTAGTAAAAAAGGCTTAAAAAAGCTTGCAAAAGTTTGTGATCAGCAATTTCCTAGCTTAGTTAATCATGAACAAGAAATTATTCATTACTTAAAGGAAAATGAAAAGCTCAAAAATGGTAGATGA
- a CDS encoding PEP-CTERM sorting domain-containing protein, with product MSAGVQGSITPILLTGGSGNFTAIAGNTLVFSGPTSFGRVSFGGSNTFSLAANSTEFAGLYWDAQNGEFRMPVGYNYNNGSAFIRYSGANSPLVGTPISGGASGTFTRTYDFSITVDSVTQSVPEPLTILGAGAAISFGTAFKRKLAQKKDKAA from the coding sequence TTGTCTGCAGGGGTTCAAGGCAGTATCACGCCCATTCTCTTAACTGGAGGAAGTGGGAATTTTACGGCTATCGCCGGCAATACCCTCGTCTTCTCTGGACCTACCAGCTTTGGCCGTGTGTCATTCGGTGGCAGCAATACTTTTTCACTAGCGGCCAATAGCACTGAGTTTGCCGGTCTTTATTGGGATGCACAAAATGGTGAATTTAGAATGCCCGTAGGATACAACTACAATAATGGCAGTGCCTTCATTCGTTATTCGGGTGCTAATTCACCGTTAGTGGGTACGCCCATAAGCGGAGGTGCATCAGGAACATTTACCCGAACCTACGACTTCAGCATCACCGTAGATTCTGTAACACAGTCTGTGCCTGAACCCCTAACCATCTTAGGTGCAGGTGCTGCTATCAGTTTTGGTACTGCTTTCAAGCGTAAATTAGCTCAAAAGAAAGATAAAGCGGCTTAG
- the thiL gene encoding thiamine-phosphate kinase: protein MKIKDIGEQGLLKKLQSFCPSDIIGDDGAVLSINPQQQLVITTDVLVDNVHFSDRTTPPDTVGWRAATANLSDLAAMGATPIGITVGLCLPGDMSVHWVEQLYQGLAECLQRYNTPIVGGDICSSSVTTISITAFGQVEPSRVIRRCAAQPGQVILITGYHGMSRAGLELLLNPKLGHNLTPSEQECLILAHQRPNPRLDVLPYLWDKMGTTQIGGMDSSDGLADAVIQLCRMSGVGAKIERSRLPISPILSQWVSPEQALDWVLYGGEDFELVLCLPENLALELLKNLEEGAAIIGKIIEEPQVILIKENGQRDLNLFQGFQHFS from the coding sequence GTGAAAATTAAAGATATTGGGGAACAAGGATTATTAAAAAAGCTTCAATCTTTCTGTCCAAGTGATATTATAGGAGATGATGGAGCGGTTTTATCGATTAATCCTCAACAACAATTAGTCATCACTACAGATGTTTTAGTCGATAATGTCCATTTTAGCGATCGCACAACTCCTCCTGATACAGTCGGATGGCGGGCAGCTACCGCTAATTTATCAGATTTAGCCGCTATGGGAGCCACTCCTATCGGTATTACGGTAGGATTATGTTTACCTGGAGATATGTCCGTCCATTGGGTTGAACAGCTTTATCAGGGCTTAGCCGAATGTCTACAAAGATACAATACCCCTATTGTTGGTGGAGATATTTGTAGTTCTTCCGTCACTACTATTAGTATTACCGCATTTGGCCAAGTAGAACCTAGCCGAGTCATTCGTCGTTGTGCTGCTCAGCCTGGGCAAGTTATTCTAATTACAGGATATCATGGAATGTCACGGGCTGGTCTAGAATTATTGTTAAATCCCAAATTGGGGCATAATCTAACACCATCAGAGCAGGAATGCTTAATTTTAGCTCATCAACGTCCTAATCCTCGTTTAGATGTCCTTCCTTATCTGTGGGATAAGATGGGAACGACTCAGATAGGGGGGATGGATAGTAGTGATGGGTTAGCAGATGCTGTGATTCAACTTTGTCGCATGAGTGGGGTGGGAGCAAAAATTGAGCGATCGCGGCTTCCTATTTCTCCGATTCTATCACAATGGGTATCTCCAGAACAAGCCTTAGACTGGGTTTTATATGGGGGAGAAGATTTTGAATTAGTTCTGTGTTTACCAGAAAATTTGGCCCTCGAATTACTCAAAAATTTAGAGGAAGGGGCGGCGATTATTGGTAAGATTATAGAGGAACCTCAAGTAATTTTAATCAAAGAAAATGGACAAAGAGATTTGAATTTATTTCAAGGATTTCAACATTTTTCTTGA
- a CDS encoding type II toxin-antitoxin system PemK/MazF family toxin, producing MEDDNYPRQGEIYLIRALKTIGDTKKRPAVVVSINVRNQLSSSVLVVPVTSDLTSGETPTHILIKQGEGGLLTDSLALCDNISAIRKVYLEQGPYGAILPESLQRIQQGISIAIAIF from the coding sequence ATGGAAGATGACAATTATCCCCGCCAAGGAGAGATTTATTTAATTCGCGCCCTTAAAACCATAGGAGATACCAAAAAACGTCCCGCCGTTGTCGTTTCTATCAATGTCAGAAATCAGCTTTCTAGTAGTGTTTTGGTTGTTCCCGTTACCAGCGATTTAACCAGTGGAGAAACCCCAACCCATATTTTGATAAAACAGGGAGAAGGTGGACTCTTAACAGACTCTCTCGCCTTGTGTGACAATATCTCAGCAATTCGCAAAGTTTATCTCGAACAGGGTCCCTATGGCGCAATTTTGCCTGAATCTCTACAACGAATTCAACAGGGAATTTCAATTGCGATCGCTATATTTTAA
- a CDS encoding ribbon-helix-helix domain-containing protein: MTQSSSKQRISITVDSKLLQDIDQLTHNRSAAVEEGLRLWHRQQIENQLRAFYQAQKPTERQFDQDWGEFAQTQMEEILDSEGV; the protein is encoded by the coding sequence ATGACTCAATCAAGCAGCAAACAAAGGATCTCTATTACCGTCGATTCTAAATTGCTTCAAGATATTGACCAACTGACACACAATCGTTCTGCTGCTGTCGAAGAAGGATTGCGACTATGGCACCGACAGCAGATAGAAAACCAGTTACGCGCCTTCTACCAAGCCCAAAAACCAACTGAACGGCAATTTGACCAAGACTGGGGAGAATTCGCTCAAACCCAAATGGAAGAAATCCTAGACTCTGAAGGAGTCTAA
- a CDS encoding Uma2 family endonuclease translates to MVSQLESLNKPEIIYPERDGNPMSDNTVQFRWITTIKANLDWLFAKDEQVFVAGDLLWYPTENNNKKRQAPDIMVVFGRPKGDRGSYQQWKEDNIAPQVVFEILSPGNTQTEMNRKLLFYEHHGVEEYYIYDPDKNDFSGLLRNAQTLEVIEKIDHWVSPRLGIRFQLAEPELIISYPDGQPFSSYTEERQRAENERQRAEKLAKKLKELGINPE, encoded by the coding sequence ATGGTTTCTCAACTAGAAAGCCTTAATAAACCCGAAATTATTTATCCTGAAAGAGATGGTAATCCTATGTCGGATAATACGGTTCAGTTTCGTTGGATTACAACCATTAAAGCTAATTTAGATTGGTTATTTGCCAAGGATGAACAGGTATTTGTAGCAGGAGATTTACTATGGTATCCTACAGAAAATAATAACAAAAAAAGACAAGCCCCTGATATAATGGTAGTGTTTGGTCGTCCTAAAGGTGACAGAGGCTCTTATCAACAATGGAAGGAAGATAATATTGCACCTCAAGTAGTGTTTGAAATACTTTCTCCAGGAAATACTCAAACAGAAATGAATAGAAAACTGCTATTTTATGAGCATCATGGCGTGGAAGAATATTATATTTATGACCCAGATAAAAATGATTTTAGCGGTTTATTAAGAAATGCTCAAACCTTAGAAGTGATTGAAAAAATTGATCATTGGGTTAGTCCCCGTTTAGGTATAAGGTTTCAATTAGCAGAACCTGAATTAATTATTTCTTATCCTGATGGACAACCCTTTTCGAGTTATACGGAGGAACGTCAACGGGCTGAGAATGAACGTCAACGGGCTGAGAAACTAGCAAAAAAATTAAAGGAATTAGGCATTAATCCAGAGTAA
- a CDS encoding adenylosuccinate synthase, which yields MANVIVIGAQWGDEGKGKITDLLSRSADVVVRPQGGVNAGHTIVVQGQTFKLHLIPSGILYPDTECIIGSGTVIDPKILLEEVAQLKALGISIDNLFISQTAHVTMPYHRLLDKASEERRGKQKIGTTGRGIGPTYADKSERTGIRVVDLMNPDDLSEKLEWTINYKNVILDKLYNLEPLDPQEVIREYLEYAEQLRPHVVDSSLKIYDAILKRKNILFEGAQGTLLDLDHGTYPYVTSSNPIAGGACVGSGIGPTVIDRVIGVAKAYTTRVGEGPFPTELHEEIGQLLGDRGAEFGTTTGRRRRCGWFDGVIGRYAVRVNGLDCLAITKLDVLDELAEIKVCVAYELDGEVCHHFPSNSSDFARCTPIYETLPGWQQSTEDCRNLEDLPKAALNYLKFLAELMEVSIAIISLGASRDQTIIVEDPIHGPKRALLNVNGDPVKFVNHES from the coding sequence TTGGCTAACGTAATCGTCATCGGCGCACAGTGGGGCGACGAAGGAAAAGGGAAAATTACAGACTTATTGAGCCGTTCAGCCGATGTGGTGGTACGTCCCCAAGGGGGGGTTAATGCGGGCCACACCATTGTAGTGCAGGGGCAAACCTTTAAGCTACATTTAATTCCTTCAGGCATCCTCTATCCTGACACGGAATGTATCATCGGTTCAGGGACGGTAATCGATCCCAAAATTCTACTAGAAGAAGTGGCTCAACTCAAGGCATTAGGGATATCAATAGACAACCTGTTTATTTCCCAGACGGCCCATGTAACGATGCCTTATCATCGTTTGTTGGATAAAGCTTCAGAAGAAAGACGGGGAAAACAGAAGATTGGGACAACGGGACGAGGTATTGGCCCGACTTACGCCGATAAATCAGAACGAACAGGGATTCGAGTGGTCGATTTAATGAATCCTGATGACTTATCAGAGAAACTAGAGTGGACGATCAACTATAAAAATGTCATTTTAGACAAACTGTATAACTTAGAACCCCTTGACCCCCAAGAGGTGATCAGGGAATATCTAGAGTATGCGGAACAGTTGCGACCTCATGTGGTGGATAGTTCTCTCAAGATCTATGATGCCATCCTCAAACGTAAAAATATCCTGTTTGAAGGGGCCCAAGGCACACTCTTAGACCTAGATCACGGAACCTATCCCTATGTTACCTCCTCTAATCCTATTGCGGGAGGAGCTTGTGTTGGGTCAGGTATTGGCCCTACGGTTATTGATCGGGTCATTGGGGTGGCGAAAGCTTATACAACTCGTGTAGGAGAAGGCCCCTTTCCCACGGAATTACATGAAGAAATTGGACAGTTATTAGGCGATCGCGGGGCAGAATTTGGTACTACTACAGGCCGTCGTCGTCGTTGCGGTTGGTTTGATGGGGTCATTGGCCGTTATGCGGTACGAGTCAACGGGTTAGACTGTTTAGCTATTACTAAACTGGATGTCCTCGATGAATTAGCAGAAATTAAAGTCTGTGTGGCCTACGAATTAGATGGTGAAGTCTGTCATCATTTTCCCAGTAATTCCAGTGATTTTGCCCGTTGTACCCCAATTTATGAAACTTTGCCAGGGTGGCAACAATCAACCGAAGATTGTCGAAATCTAGAAGACCTACCCAAAGCTGCTTTGAACTATCTCAAGTTCTTAGCGGAACTAATGGAAGTTTCTATTGCGATCATTTCTTTGGGGGCCAGTCGAGATCAAACAATTATTGTTGAAGATCCCATTCATGGGCCAAAACGAGCATTATTAAATGTTAACGGAGACCCCGTTAAGTTTGTTAACCACGAATCCTAA
- a CDS encoding Uma2 family endonuclease — translation MVSQLESLNKPEIIYPERDGNPMSDNTVQFRWITTIKANLDWLFAKDEQVFVAGDLLWYPTENNNKKRQAPDIMVVFGRPKGDRGSYQQWKEDNIAPQVVFEILSPGNTQTEMNRKLLFYEHHGVEEYYIYDPDKNDFSGLLRNAQTLEVIEKIDHWVSPRLGIRFQLAEPELIISYPDGQPFSSYTEERQRAENERQRAENERQRAENERQRAEKLATKLKELGINLEDI, via the coding sequence ATGGTTTCTCAACTAGAAAGCCTTAATAAACCAGAAATTATTTATCCTGAAAGAGATGGTAATCCTATGTCGGATAATACGGTTCAGTTTCGTTGGATTACAACAATTAAAGCTAATTTAGATTGGTTATTTGCCAAGGATGAACAGGTATTTGTAGCAGGAGATTTACTATGGTATCCTACAGAAAATAATAACAAAAAAAGACAAGCCCCTGATATAATGGTAGTGTTTGGTCGTCCTAAAGGTGACAGAGGCTCTTATCAACAATGGAAGGAAGATAATATTGCACCTCAAGTAGTGTTTGAAATACTTTCTCCAGGAAATACTCAAACAGAAATGAATAGAAAACTGCTATTTTATGAGCATCATGGCGTGGAAGAATATTATATTTATGACCCAGATAAAAATGATTTTAGCGGTTTATTAAGAAATGCTCAAACCTTAGAAGTGATTGAAAAAATTGATCATTGGGTTAGTCCCCGTTTAGGTATAAGGTTTCAATTAGCAGAACCTGAATTAATTATTTCTTATCCTGATGGACAACCCTTTTCGAGTTATACGGAGGAACGTCAACGGGCTGAGAATGAACGTCAACGGGCTGAGAATGAACGTCAACGGGCGGAAAATGAACGTCAACGGGCTGAGAAACTAGCAACAAAATTAAAGGAGTTAGGCATTAATCTAGAGGATATTTGA
- a CDS encoding pre-16S rRNA-processing nuclease YqgF, translating to MLLGFDPGRDKCGIAVINKNNQLLYHQVINSEVAMTTINDLCQQFKIELLVMGNQTTSKQWKKQLDAELSSGICVIMIDERNSTLEARDRYWEMYPPKGFARLVPPGMRVPPRPVDDIVAILLIERYLKQLR from the coding sequence ATGTTATTAGGATTTGACCCAGGACGAGATAAATGTGGTATTGCTGTTATCAATAAAAATAACCAATTACTTTATCATCAAGTTATTAATTCTGAGGTAGCAATGACGACTATTAATGATCTTTGTCAACAGTTTAAGATTGAACTTTTGGTGATGGGAAACCAGACTACATCTAAACAGTGGAAAAAACAGTTAGACGCTGAGTTATCTTCCGGGATTTGTGTTATTATGATAGATGAGCGTAATAGTACACTAGAAGCCCGCGATCGCTATTGGGAAATGTATCCTCCCAAGGGATTCGCTCGTCTGGTTCCACCAGGTATGAGGGTTCCCCCCCGTCCTGTTGATGACATTGTGGCTATATTATTAATTGAGCGATATCTAAAACAACTCAGATAA